A DNA window from Pseudomonas wuhanensis contains the following coding sequences:
- a CDS encoding LysR family transcriptional regulator encodes MQNMHELTTFKLASETFLDSNLQLVSSAASEIFPMIAFDKLDLNLIRVFDAVMEERSVLRASQRLHLSQSAVSHALSRLRDSLNEEIFVRTGKGMTPTSYAFEISVPLRAALHSISLALSPADSAFKPKSVKRSFVIAANDYVSATLLPRLNRRLATLAPGINLMITPSTRLDLAEQIDLGRIDVAIGTFRSIPDRLRSLLLLLQDEVLVCSGVHPTGDNEVRLQDMAEFPLAVVSLGAEGAHSAYILERGLARQAEMYDREALERALAGAGLSVRRQIVLPHFLALPMLLEDSELLAIIPQPLAKTFARSLGFKIKSLPYPVTRQRLDMIWHMNNDNDTAQRWLQEQISAAALDTSQSQD; translated from the coding sequence ATGCAAAATATGCATGAGCTTACGACTTTTAAGCTTGCCAGCGAGACATTTCTAGACTCCAATCTCCAGCTGGTCAGCTCTGCAGCCTCCGAGATATTTCCTATGATCGCCTTTGACAAGCTGGACCTAAACTTGATTAGGGTTTTCGATGCTGTCATGGAGGAGCGCAGCGTCCTTCGCGCTAGCCAACGATTACATTTAAGCCAGTCCGCCGTCAGCCATGCCCTGTCTCGATTGCGCGATAGCCTGAACGAAGAAATTTTCGTCCGTACAGGTAAAGGGATGACGCCAACGAGCTATGCGTTCGAAATCAGCGTTCCGCTTCGTGCCGCCTTACACAGTATAAGTCTCGCCTTAAGCCCGGCCGATTCGGCCTTCAAACCGAAAAGTGTCAAGCGTTCCTTTGTGATAGCGGCGAACGACTACGTGTCGGCAACACTGCTACCGCGACTCAATCGTCGATTAGCAACATTGGCACCAGGTATCAACTTGATGATTACACCCTCGACGCGACTAGACTTGGCGGAACAGATTGACCTTGGCCGAATAGACGTTGCGATCGGCACATTTCGCAGTATCCCAGATCGGCTGCGGTCGCTACTGCTGCTTTTGCAGGACGAAGTGCTTGTTTGCAGTGGTGTTCACCCAACTGGTGACAACGAGGTGCGACTTCAAGACATGGCCGAGTTTCCTTTGGCCGTGGTCTCGCTGGGTGCGGAAGGCGCCCATAGCGCCTACATTCTTGAGCGTGGATTGGCGCGTCAGGCAGAGATGTATGATCGCGAGGCGCTAGAGCGTGCACTCGCGGGGGCGGGATTATCAGTGCGCAGGCAAATTGTGCTGCCGCATTTCCTCGCATTGCCGATGCTACTGGAGGACAGTGAGTTGCTTGCGATCATTCCGCAGCCTTTGGCCAAGACATTTGCCCGAAGTCTGGGCTTTAAAATCAAATCGCTGCCTTACCCTGTTACCCGTCAGCGACTTGACATGATCTGGCACATGAATAATGACAACGATACTGCCCAACGCTGGCTACAAGAGCAAATCAGTGCGGCCGCGCTGGACACTAGTCAATCTCAGGATTGA
- a CDS encoding DUF4863 family protein translates to MSKREELINLCIEFLSKIKDKTASTDIEQWLNEVYGPETETYQVIAELVIEGVAQGWAANTEISGPHYRRSRLCEPCAETFYFSITTVFMDSKGHELDNLERTFRGDYHRHPYGELNMVIPLDEHAVLAGPNGWQGAGWTAPSPGSHHYPEVKNGALIAFFFLPAGRIAYDLQVKG, encoded by the coding sequence ATGAGTAAGCGAGAAGAGCTGATAAACTTGTGCATCGAATTTCTTTCTAAGATAAAAGATAAGACGGCTAGCACAGATATTGAACAATGGTTGAACGAAGTCTACGGTCCTGAAACAGAAACTTACCAGGTAATAGCGGAGCTAGTCATTGAAGGTGTTGCGCAAGGCTGGGCGGCAAACACTGAAATCAGTGGGCCGCACTATCGTCGCAGCCGGCTGTGTGAACCTTGCGCTGAGACTTTTTATTTCAGCATCACTACCGTGTTCATGGACAGTAAGGGACACGAGTTGGACAACTTGGAGCGTACATTCCGGGGTGACTATCACCGTCATCCATATGGTGAATTGAATATGGTCATTCCCCTTGATGAGCACGCTGTACTTGCTGGGCCCAACGGATGGCAAGGTGCAGGTTGGACTGCGCCATCTCCCGGTAGCCATCATTATCCAGAAGTCAAGAATGGCGCGCTGATTGCGTTCTTCTTCTTGCCCGCAGGACGGATTGCCTACGATCTACAGGTTAAAGGCTGA
- a CDS encoding type III effector HrpK domain-containing protein, with protein sequence MHISNAASNGTVLPGMPLEPMVPVVQGTPGNVHPNAVHFGQSSAKQALVNEPIKTSFDVLVKRLLGIESSAPQHRVASPSATEPALRTMLNPPAIALGNAAPASTPVKSTANDFLDSSKYSSPDELQRWSPLVAGLLPEQREQAAKELNRPIAAARMAADKGPDAQKAMQFINENPALKTAIDTAKRGGKADGKISDGDLKSFAKKMQSAADDADKTLAQFQKDNPDADPQSLQMVRSASLLQANSPLTTAAGPKEVSGNSKVDKYTNVEGLKAMEGNPGLSVVLKQASKTFLQPGFLDLIDKGGDEGKALATSPKDNQFDASNISRWIKTQAPTNEGEFAGMLSDAATLNAVAGVDISALDANIFKRPQDYSGQQKAAVMVKLQQTEQSVIAGQGLRKTGKTEEALAEKIGQLQADPDVRAYMNNAVPSQERALIASDPALGRAVKDQMVNLRSGQALRSEMNTADKAAKADQARPDYSRAINGQAAQLQMQRDLLGPDASLPTAQQIISHRPDIQGSLKNSYEANFSRGQALKHSLAHKDADPARSLQQVDAQRAIYDSVLPGDFTQAQQARYVDSTFTQLRGADKGREWLGQLINGTQAPVTNNSPPDARNRAEKLKDGYDATKAGLSTAKQGIDAARSIAGREASAGLGRMAGAVGGRVVGMVAGHAAGLAAASAIGVAAGPVGWVIEAVIGLGLGIAAIVEAVKKHDMQKKFDRNVDPTLDQFGIPKAH encoded by the coding sequence ATGCACATTTCCAACGCTGCATCAAACGGGACGGTATTACCGGGCATGCCCTTGGAGCCTATGGTACCTGTGGTCCAGGGCACACCGGGTAATGTGCATCCAAATGCGGTTCACTTCGGTCAGTCGTCCGCTAAACAGGCTTTGGTCAACGAGCCGATAAAGACGTCCTTTGACGTTCTGGTAAAGCGGTTGCTAGGTATCGAAAGCTCTGCTCCCCAGCACCGTGTCGCCAGTCCATCAGCAACGGAGCCCGCATTGCGCACTATGCTCAATCCTCCTGCTATTGCCTTGGGCAACGCTGCCCCTGCCTCGACGCCGGTAAAAAGTACGGCGAATGACTTTCTTGATAGCTCGAAGTACTCCTCGCCCGATGAGCTCCAGAGGTGGAGTCCCTTGGTTGCTGGATTGCTGCCCGAGCAGCGCGAGCAGGCTGCAAAAGAGCTCAATCGCCCTATAGCTGCGGCTCGCATGGCAGCTGACAAAGGTCCAGACGCGCAAAAAGCCATGCAATTCATCAATGAGAATCCTGCTCTCAAGACCGCCATCGACACGGCGAAGCGTGGAGGGAAGGCCGACGGCAAAATTTCCGACGGAGACCTAAAATCCTTCGCCAAAAAAATGCAAAGCGCTGCTGATGACGCAGACAAAACCCTGGCTCAGTTTCAAAAAGATAATCCCGACGCTGATCCACAGTCATTGCAAATGGTCCGCTCGGCTTCATTGCTTCAGGCCAATAGTCCGCTGACCACTGCGGCCGGTCCGAAGGAAGTATCGGGCAACAGCAAGGTAGACAAATACACTAACGTCGAAGGATTGAAAGCCATGGAGGGAAATCCTGGACTTTCCGTTGTACTCAAACAGGCTTCCAAAACCTTTTTACAACCCGGTTTTTTGGACCTTATCGATAAAGGCGGGGACGAGGGCAAGGCACTGGCTACCAGTCCGAAGGACAATCAATTCGATGCATCGAACATCAGCAGGTGGATCAAGACCCAGGCGCCGACCAATGAGGGCGAGTTCGCAGGCATGCTAAGCGATGCGGCAACTTTGAATGCTGTTGCAGGCGTTGACATCAGCGCCCTTGATGCAAATATTTTCAAGCGACCTCAGGACTACAGCGGGCAGCAGAAAGCTGCTGTCATGGTCAAGCTGCAACAGACCGAGCAAAGCGTCATTGCCGGTCAGGGTCTGCGCAAAACCGGTAAAACCGAAGAAGCCCTGGCGGAAAAGATTGGTCAGTTGCAAGCCGATCCAGACGTGCGGGCATACATGAATAACGCTGTTCCAAGCCAGGAACGTGCACTGATCGCCAGCGATCCAGCCCTCGGCAGGGCGGTCAAGGATCAAATGGTCAATTTGCGCAGCGGTCAGGCACTGCGCAGTGAAATGAATACAGCCGACAAAGCCGCCAAAGCTGACCAGGCAAGACCCGACTACAGCAGGGCCATCAACGGGCAAGCTGCGCAGCTGCAGATGCAACGAGACCTTCTGGGGCCCGATGCCTCCTTGCCTACGGCTCAGCAAATCATCAGCCATCGACCGGATATTCAAGGCTCGCTCAAAAATTCGTATGAAGCGAATTTCAGCAGAGGCCAGGCCCTTAAGCATTCGTTGGCACACAAGGATGCCGATCCTGCACGGTCACTCCAGCAGGTCGACGCACAGAGAGCAATCTATGACTCGGTGTTACCCGGAGATTTTACTCAGGCGCAGCAGGCACGGTACGTCGACTCGACGTTTACTCAACTGCGGGGGGCGGACAAAGGTCGTGAGTGGTTGGGGCAGTTGATCAACGGCACACAAGCGCCTGTCACCAATAACTCGCCCCCTGATGCTAGAAACAGAGCCGAAAAGCTCAAGGACGGTTACGACGCGACCAAGGCCGGTCTTTCCACGGCTAAACAGGGTATCGACGCAGCACGCAGTATCGCCGGACGTGAAGCCTCGGCTGGTCTCGGTCGTATGGCTGGGGCGGTAGGGGGGCGAGTTGTCGGAATGGTGGCCGGTCATGCAGCAGGACTCGCCGCAGCTTCGGCCATTGGTGTGGCGGCGGGTCCAGTGGGCTGGGTGATAGAAGCGGTCATCGGCTTGGGCCTAGGCATCGCGGCGATCGTCGAGGCAGTCAAAAAACACGATATGCAAAAGAAATTCGACCGCAACGTCGATCCTACTTTGGATCAGTTTGGCATCCCCAAAGCACACTGA
- a CDS encoding recombinase family protein produces MRLFGYARVSTSQQSLDVQIKALKAENVRATRIFTDKVSGSHTNREGLKMLRLKVEEGDVVLVKKLDRLGRDTADMIQLIKEFDDMGVAIRFLDDGISTEGTMGKMVVTILSAVAQAERLRILERTNEGRLEAKAKGVKFGRKPTVDKIKVLALRDQGIGAMEIARQLKIGRSTVYKALAS; encoded by the coding sequence ATGCGACTTTTTGGTTATGCCCGCGTATCCACCAGTCAACAGTCCCTTGATGTACAGATAAAAGCGCTCAAGGCTGAAAACGTCAGAGCAACCCGAATTTTTACCGACAAGGTATCTGGCAGTCACACGAACCGCGAAGGCCTAAAAATGCTTCGGCTCAAGGTCGAAGAAGGCGATGTGGTCCTGGTAAAAAAGCTCGACCGGCTCGGTCGCGATACCGCGGACATGATCCAGCTCATTAAGGAGTTCGACGACATGGGCGTGGCCATCCGCTTTTTGGATGACGGCATCAGCACAGAGGGAACCATGGGCAAAATGGTGGTGACCATCCTGTCAGCTGTGGCTCAGGCCGAACGCCTGCGGATACTGGAACGCACCAACGAAGGCCGTTTGGAAGCAAAGGCCAAGGGCGTGAAGTTTGGCCGTAAGCCTACGGTGGACAAGATTAAAGTTCTCGCGCTGCGAGATCAGGGGATAGGTGCGATGGAGATTGCCAGGCAGCTGAAGATTGGTCGCTCGACGGTCTACAAAGCGCTGGCATCGTGA
- a CDS encoding transglycosylase SLT domain-containing protein, whose amino-acid sequence MSSSLSPVKVPDVVRDYHLKEAFGPDPTPDAVRNYHLKQAGGLNALPAAVGNHQQNRSICHYHTAACGGEKSVSFSQALDTREGGRLNRPTCPHPPADGGETQHGSPKPDALNQLVELIRRAIGQWLEGLLNPGAQNATNPPQSSPSATNSLAPPPGSLKVLGARGEGSNSGQSRQANAVGASAGEVHASDSGQLHLPEQLKPYRDDILHAASVTGMPPSIIAGQIWAESRGNLASASTNVNGKTDSGLMQVNAATFAGLKKANPELLGGADLAKPRDNILAGAIYLRDGNRAFDGNMGAALRAYNSGPDKVNVHNLADTGGVGGASYPADVLKFAQMISSGQGQLPA is encoded by the coding sequence ATGAGCTCATCCCTTAGCCCCGTTAAGGTGCCTGATGTCGTTAGAGATTACCATCTGAAAGAAGCGTTTGGCCCTGACCCGACGCCCGATGCGGTTAGAAATTACCATCTGAAACAAGCGGGCGGCCTCAATGCGCTGCCCGCTGCCGTTGGAAATCACCAGCAGAATCGTTCGATTTGCCATTATCACACTGCCGCTTGCGGTGGAGAGAAGTCGGTCAGCTTCAGCCAGGCGCTCGATACCCGTGAGGGGGGCAGATTGAATCGTCCGACTTGTCCTCATCCCCCTGCCGATGGTGGCGAAACGCAGCATGGTTCGCCGAAACCTGATGCTTTGAACCAGTTGGTAGAACTCATCCGGCGCGCTATTGGTCAATGGTTGGAAGGTTTACTGAACCCCGGAGCGCAAAACGCGACGAACCCACCCCAATCATCTCCCTCGGCCACAAACTCACTGGCACCACCACCAGGTTCTTTGAAAGTCCTGGGAGCGCGAGGCGAGGGCTCTAATTCCGGTCAGTCACGTCAAGCGAACGCAGTAGGAGCCTCCGCCGGTGAGGTGCATGCAAGCGACAGCGGTCAGCTGCATTTGCCTGAACAATTGAAACCCTACCGAGACGACATCCTTCACGCGGCCAGTGTGACCGGTATGCCGCCAAGCATCATTGCGGGCCAGATCTGGGCCGAGTCTCGGGGTAATCTTGCCAGTGCAAGCACCAACGTCAACGGCAAAACCGACTCAGGTCTCATGCAGGTCAATGCTGCTACCTTCGCGGGTCTGAAAAAAGCCAATCCGGAATTGTTGGGCGGTGCAGACCTTGCCAAGCCTCGTGACAACATCCTGGCTGGTGCGATTTATTTGCGTGATGGAAACAGGGCCTTTGACGGCAACATGGGGGCGGCACTCCGAGCCTATAACTCGGGCCCGGACAAGGTCAATGTGCACAATCTTGCCGATACCGGCGGCGTCGGGGGGGCGAGTTATCCGGCAGATGTGTTGAAGTTCGCTCAAATGATCTCCAGCGGCCAAGGCCAATTGCCAGCCTGA
- a CDS encoding IS3 family transposase (programmed frameshift), with protein sequence MTKQRRSFSAEFKREAADLVLKQNYSYIEASRSLGVGESALRRWVEQVQKERQGVTPQSKALTPEQQKIQELEARIARLEREKSIFKKGYRALDVGRSRAYALINQLSVHEPIDWLCKVFEVTRSCYYAQRLKRRTPDVERLRLRSRVNELFTESRSAAGSRSILSLMQEDGEQLGRFKVRSLMRELDLVSKQPGSHAYKRATVERLDIPNTLNREFNVPAPNQVWCGDITYIWAQGKWHYLAVVLDLCARRVVGWALSEKPDAELVIKALDMAYEQRGKPQGLLFHSDQGSQYASRLFRQRLWRYRMRQSMSRRGNCWDNAPMERVFRSLKTEWIPTVGYRTTQEAQRDISHFLMHRYNWIRPHQFNDGLAPAQAEKKLNVVSGIS encoded by the exons ATGACCAAACAACGCCGTTCCTTTTCTGCTGAATTCAAACGCGAGGCTGCCGACCTCGTGCTCAAGCAAAACTACAGCTACATCGAAGCCAGCCGTTCACTCGGCGTCGGCGAATCGGCGCTACGCCGTTGGGTTGAGCAGGTTCAAAAGGAACGCCAAGGCGTCACCCCGCAAAGCAAAGCACTGACCCCGGAGCAGCAGAAAATCCAGGAGCTGGAAGCTCGGATTGCCCGCCTTGAACGGGAAAAATCGATAT TTAAAAAAGGCTACCGCGCTCTTGATGTCGGAAGATCACGAGCGTACGCGCTGATCAATCAGCTTAGCGTCCATGAGCCGATTGATTGGCTGTGCAAAGTATTTGAAGTCACCCGCTCGTGTTACTACGCCCAGCGTCTCAAGCGCCGAACTCCCGATGTCGAGCGGCTTCGGCTGCGTAGTCGGGTCAATGAGTTGTTCACAGAAAGCCGTAGTGCTGCGGGCAGCCGCAGCATCTTGTCGCTGATGCAGGAAGACGGTGAACAACTGGGGCGGTTCAAAGTACGCAGTTTGATGCGTGAGCTTGACCTCGTGAGCAAGCAGCCAGGATCTCATGCCTATAAACGAGCGACGGTTGAACGACTGGATATCCCGAATACGTTAAATAGGGAGTTCAATGTCCCAGCACCCAATCAGGTCTGGTGCGGCGACATTACTTACATCTGGGCTCAGGGAAAATGGCATTACCTGGCTGTGGTGCTGGATCTTTGCGCGCGCCGGGTGGTGGGCTGGGCGTTGTCGGAAAAGCCGGACGCCGAGCTGGTTATCAAGGCATTGGATATGGCTTACGAACAACGAGGAAAGCCACAGGGCCTGTTGTTTCACTCGGATCAAGGGTCGCAGTATGCAAGTCGTTTATTTCGCCAAAGATTATGGCGATACCGCATGCGTCAGAGCATGAGTCGACGTGGAAACTGTTGGGATAACGCGCCAATGGAGCGTGTGTTCCGCAGCTTGAAAACTGAATGGATACCGACCGTGGGCTACCGAACGACCCAAGAGGCCCAGCGCGACATCAGTCATTTTTTGATGCATCGGTACAACTGGATTCGGCCCCATCAATTCAATGATGGGCTCGCGCCAGCTCAGGCCGAGAAAAAACTTAACGTCGTGTCCGGGATTAGTTGA